One window from the genome of Clostridia bacterium encodes:
- the uxuA gene encoding mannonate dehydratase: MKLVFRWFGVGFDKITLEQIRQIPGISGVVTSLMDIPVGEVWPLDRLQALQKQVAEQSLELEVIESVNIHEDIKLGVPSRDRYIEAYIQTMKNLAQIGVKVICYNFMPVLDWVRSELARPLPDGSNTMAYKHDYVMRIDPRKLSESVGKQSNGYALPGWEPERLKLMSDTIAKYQDVSEDQYWRNIKYFLDAVIPWAEKYDVKLAIHPDDPPWPIFGLPRVITGRDNIRRFLDLNPSPYNGITLCTGSLGSNRDNDLPAMIREFAGEGRIHFAHIRNLKFESDKDFYESAHLSCCGSFDMFAIVKAFYDAGFKGYIRPDHGRMIWGETGRPGYGLYDRALGVTYLYGLWEAIDKMSAD; encoded by the coding sequence TTGAAATTAGTTTTTCGCTGGTTTGGTGTAGGATTTGATAAGATAACTTTGGAACAAATCAGGCAGATTCCGGGAATTTCCGGCGTGGTCACCAGTTTGATGGATATCCCTGTCGGCGAAGTCTGGCCGTTGGATCGCCTGCAGGCTTTGCAAAAACAAGTGGCGGAGCAGAGCTTGGAATTGGAAGTTATCGAGAGCGTGAATATTCACGAGGATATTAAACTCGGCGTGCCCTCGAGGGACCGGTATATAGAGGCATATATTCAAACCATGAAAAACCTGGCCCAGATCGGGGTGAAAGTCATTTGCTACAATTTCATGCCCGTGCTGGACTGGGTGAGGAGCGAACTGGCCCGGCCCCTGCCCGACGGGTCCAATACCATGGCTTACAAGCATGACTATGTGATGCGGATTGACCCTCGGAAACTGTCGGAGTCTGTAGGGAAGCAGTCCAACGGCTATGCCTTGCCGGGCTGGGAGCCGGAGCGGCTAAAACTGATGTCTGACACCATCGCCAAGTATCAAGATGTTTCCGAGGACCAGTACTGGCGTAATATTAAATACTTTTTGGATGCAGTCATACCTTGGGCTGAGAAATATGATGTAAAACTAGCCATTCATCCCGACGACCCGCCCTGGCCCATCTTTGGTTTACCCAGGGTTATCACCGGCCGGGACAATATCCGGCGGTTTTTGGACTTAAACCCAAGTCCTTACAATGGAATCACCCTTTGCACAGGATCACTGGGGTCCAACCGGGACAATGACCTGCCGGCCATGATCCGGGAGTTTGCCGGGGAAGGCAGGATTCATTTCGCCCATATCCGGAACCTGAAATTTGAATCCGATAAAGACTTTTATGAATCAGCCCACTTGTCCTGCTGCGGTTCTTTTGATATGTTTGCTATCGTTAAGGCTTTCTATGATGCCGGGTTTAAAGGCTATATCAGGCCGGACCACGGCCGGATGATCTGGGGGGAAACCGGCAGGCCCGGTTACGGCCTATATGACCGGGCTCTTGGGGTGACCTATCTTTATGGCTTATGGGAAGCCATTGACAAGATGTCCGCTGATTGA
- a CDS encoding GntR family transcriptional regulator, which produces MLEILAKTRHETTREYVIRVLRYNIENLTLKPGQLVSENELAQSLGVSRTPVREALIELSRTGVVEIYPQKGTFISLIDLSIVEEARFLRCTVEKAIVQLACEMCSEEDLAALEDNLQLQRACVERNDYRRLMSLDNEFHRLMYAACNKEMTYSLIQSVMTHFNRVRLLNLAEMDMQRTVDDHEAILKAVKSRNKDEAVAVVERHLSRVLFDKNYLMQLHPDYFK; this is translated from the coding sequence TTGTTGGAAATCTTAGCAAAAACCAGACACGAAACCACAAGAGAATACGTGATCCGGGTGCTGCGATATAATATCGAGAATCTCACCCTGAAGCCCGGGCAGCTGGTAAGCGAGAATGAATTGGCCCAGAGCCTCGGGGTAAGTCGTACCCCGGTCCGGGAAGCGCTGATTGAGCTGTCCCGTACCGGCGTGGTGGAGATTTACCCGCAGAAAGGTACCTTTATTTCCCTGATCGATTTGTCTATTGTGGAAGAGGCGCGCTTTTTGCGGTGCACCGTGGAAAAGGCCATTGTGCAGCTGGCATGTGAAATGTGTTCTGAAGAAGACTTGGCTGCCCTGGAGGACAACCTGCAGCTGCAGCGGGCCTGCGTGGAGCGCAATGATTACCGGCGGTTGATGAGCCTGGATAATGAGTTCCACCGGTTGATGTATGCCGCCTGCAATAAGGAAATGACTTACAGTCTCATCCAGTCGGTAATGACTCATTTCAATCGAGTGCGGCTGTTGAACCTGGCCGAAATGGATATGCAGCGCACCGTTGACGATCATGAAGCCATTTTAAAGGCCGTCAAGAGCCGCAATAAAGATGAGGCCGTCGCCGTGGTGGAGCGGCACTTGAGCAGGGTCCTCTTTGACAAGAATTACCTGATGCAGCTCCACCCGGATTATTTCAAATAA
- a CDS encoding pyridoxamine 5-phosphate oxidase produces the protein MDEVLAFLTENRVFYVATVDGSLPRVRPFGFVMNYDGKLCFCTNNQKEVYRQLQVNPNLEISATSADGTKWLRLRGKAVFITSRETKKAALDHMPSLRSMYSEDDDIFEIFYADQAEATFADLTGNSRTVKL, from the coding sequence ATGGATGAGGTACTGGCATTCTTAACGGAGAACCGGGTATTCTATGTAGCAACCGTTGACGGGAGCCTGCCCAGGGTGCGGCCTTTCGGTTTTGTCATGAATTACGACGGCAAGCTGTGCTTCTGCACCAACAATCAAAAAGAAGTATACCGGCAGCTGCAAGTCAATCCCAATCTCGAAATCAGCGCCACCAGCGCAGACGGGACAAAGTGGCTGCGTTTAAGAGGCAAAGCCGTATTCATCACCAGCCGGGAAACGAAAAAAGCGGCCCTGGACCACATGCCTTCCCTGAGAAGCATGTACAGCGAAGACGACGACATTTTTGAAATTTTTTACGCCGACCAGGCAGAAGCCACCTTTGCCGACCTGACCGGGAACTCCCGCACGGTCAAACTTTAG
- a CDS encoding trypsin-like serine protease, which translates to MHIISIIQALLSFWRRHYILIIQAGVFRIKGTGKTAGVRCTAWAHAAQLVLRGGWSMSEKTTPSKLFLLPVVLITACLSGLAGWGGAYLALSGQPVPAVQQEAWPGSSYQGVSTAAARDETGALSIPEIVQLAGPSVVEITTETVKTDLVMRQYISGGAGSGVIIAQDGYIVTNYHVIDGARRISVTTHDGRNFEAKVVGKDPQTDLAVLKVEAAGLRPAVFGDSDKLVVGELAVAIGNPLGELGGTVTEGIISALNRDIIIDGQTMNLLQTSAAINPGNSGGGLFNSKGELIGIVNAKSSGLGIEGIGFAIPSNTVQDIAWQLVEYGYVRGRVEVGVTLVDIADVRAAMLYGVPRLGVYVISVLYEDTGFQPGDRIVSVEGREINSSKEFKNIISGYKVGDNLKVVVQRGRSFIELQVTLREAQGRR; encoded by the coding sequence ATGCATATAATCTCAATAATCCAAGCTTTGCTATCCTTTTGGCGGCGACATTATATCTTGATTATCCAGGCAGGGGTTTTTAGAATAAAAGGTACAGGCAAAACGGCGGGAGTTCGATGTACGGCGTGGGCGCATGCGGCGCAATTAGTTCTCAGGGGAGGGTGGAGTATGAGCGAAAAAACGACGCCAAGCAAGCTGTTCCTGCTGCCGGTGGTGTTGATCACCGCTTGTTTATCCGGGTTAGCCGGTTGGGGCGGCGCCTACCTTGCCCTGTCGGGGCAGCCGGTGCCGGCGGTGCAGCAAGAAGCATGGCCCGGCAGCTCTTATCAAGGGGTATCCACGGCAGCGGCCCGGGATGAAACAGGTGCCCTATCCATTCCGGAAATTGTCCAGCTGGCTGGTCCGTCGGTGGTGGAAATCACCACGGAAACGGTAAAGACGGATCTGGTCATGCGGCAGTATATCTCCGGCGGGGCCGGCAGCGGGGTCATTATTGCCCAGGACGGTTACATTGTCACCAACTATCATGTCATCGACGGGGCCCGGCGGATTTCCGTGACAACCCATGACGGGCGGAACTTTGAAGCCAAAGTGGTCGGTAAAGATCCACAGACGGATCTGGCGGTACTGAAGGTGGAGGCCGCGGGGCTGAGGCCGGCGGTTTTTGGTGATTCGGACAAGTTGGTGGTGGGTGAACTGGCCGTAGCCATCGGCAACCCCTTAGGCGAACTGGGGGGCACGGTCACGGAAGGCATTATTTCCGCCCTCAACCGGGATATCATCATCGACGGCCAGACCATGAACTTGCTGCAGACTTCAGCCGCCATTAACCCGGGCAATTCGGGAGGAGGCCTTTTTAACAGCAAGGGTGAGCTCATCGGCATCGTCAATGCCAAGTCCAGCGGCCTGGGCATTGAGGGAATCGGCTTTGCTATTCCGTCCAATACCGTCCAGGACATTGCCTGGCAGCTGGTGGAATACGGCTACGTAAGGGGCCGGGTGGAAGTCGGGGTGACCCTGGTTGATATTGCCGACGTGCGGGCAGCCATGCTGTACGGCGTGCCCCGGTTGGGCGTGTACGTGATTAGTGTACTGTATGAAGACACCGGCTTCCAACCGGGCGACCGGATTGTGAGCGTGGAGGGGAGAGAGATTAACAGCAGTAAAGAGTTTAAGAACATCATCAGCGGGTACAAAGTAGGGGACAACCTCAAAGTAGTGGTGCAGCGGGGCAGGAGTTTCATCGAACTACAGGTGACTTTAAGAGAAGCTCAGGGCCGTAGATAA